The Armatimonadota bacterium genome includes the window ATATATGACTTGAAGTGCGAGAGACCATCGCGCCCGGTCTTGCCGAATGTGAGCAGGTTCCATAGTGCCAGCCATGCCTCGGTGTCGGGGGTGCTTCTCAGGTGTGGCGACCCGTATAGCCTGTCCTCGAAATCGGCGGTGAACCGCTGGCCGTGGCAGGTATCCTCGAAACGCACGATCGCGATGCTTGGCCTCACATCGCGAAATGTCCAGGTCCGGGGGTGAGCCGGGAGATACTCTCTGCAGAACCACCGGAGCGATTCCCCGTGCTGAGTAAGCTGGAAGGTTTCGTTCGAGACCTGATTGACAAGGGAGAAGGGTGTGCCCTGTCTGCCGGCGGGCTTGAGATTGTGGCCGGCGCCCTCGACGTACAGAAGATCGACGCCGAGCCAGTAGGCCTGAAGCAGGTTGCTCTTCAGCTCCTCCGGGCCGTGCCCCGGGATGAGCCCCCAGAACCAGAGATCGCAGTCTGCCCAAAGCCCCGTCCCGTACTGCTTTGCCGCGCCCATCCCTATTGCGAGGCTGACGGACGAGTATGACTCCTTGCAGATCTTCGGGCAGACGGTGAACCCGGCCTCTCCCGCGAGATGATGCATCACCGGCCAGACGTGCGTCGCGGTCACGGGCGACCCCATCCCGGCGAAACGGGTTCGCAGCGCTTTGTAGGCATCCAGGGTCTCGACGTATGCTTGGTCGAGAGTCTCGAACTTGCCGGAATCGGCCAGCGGAACGGGGCTGTAGTTCCACATCAGGCGGCAGTGCTCCAGTTCATTGAAGAGGACCCCGCGGAATCGAGACTTGCCGCTCTCGACGGCCGCTCTGACGCATTCATCCGGCGGGTCAATCGCATGGCATGAGATGGAGAAGTCGAGGTTCAGGCGTCGGCAGAGGCCGAGCATCGCCTCGTTGATTTGGTTTGCGGGGAGGTCGCCGGCGTGGGCGGACGTACTGACGCTGTAGTTGACGTAGCCGATCCCCATCTCTCGCAGGGCATCCTCGACCGCTTGCGTCACAGGAAGTTGCACGGGCATCTCGATTCCCACCCTGAACGGGGGTGGGGCGGCGACCGCACGGAGCATCAGCACCAACGACCAGAGCGTCACGAGCATCAGTGTCTTCATAGTGAACCTGTTGGCGCTGAGGTCGCGTTTATCCTGTACGCCCTCTCATCCGTTGTCGCCTCCGACGGCCGCTTCATTAGCTTCGAACTCATCCCTCGTCAGGCCGTACAGGATCTCATCGAAGTACCGCCCATCAGTATAGACCATCTGCGTGCGTCTGCCCTCCTGTCGGCAGCCGAGCTTCTCCAGCATCCTGGCCGATGCGATGTTTCCCTCCAGGACGTGTCCGTAGTACTTGTTCAGCCTCCGCTCGAAGAAGGCGTACCTGAGCAGTAGCCCCATCGCCGATGTACCGTAACCCTTGCCCCGGTGATCCCGGTCGATCTGCATCCCTATGCTGAACGTGCCGTTCTTCTCGTCTATGCTGTTGAGGTTGACGCCCCCGATTACTTCGCCGTCGTTGTTCAGGAGTGTGAACATGATGCGGCCATCCTCGGGCGCGAAAGCGGCGAAGCGCTCGGAGAATGCCCTGGCTTCCGCTTCTGTCGGCGGCAGTTCCACCTCATGCTGGAGGAGACGGCGCGCGGGCGTATCGAACCGGTTGTAGTATCCGAGCTCCCAATCGCCCTCTTCGACAGCGCGAAGGGTCACCAGCTCGGTTCGCCAGTAGTAATCGTCATACCGAATCGGTTTCATAGAACCATCTCCATTTCTCTGAGGCCCTTGCTGTTTCTGTAGGCAAAACCCGTCGGGGTGAAGCCGAGCCGCTCATACGTCCTGATCGCCGGGGTGTTCCCTTCAACGACGGTTAGCCTGTAACTCGGGGCGCCCGCCTCCGCCATGGTCTTCTCCACGAGAAGCCGGCCGATGCCGCTCCCTCGGTATTGCGGATCGACCCACACCATGATGATCTTCCCGAAGTCGTCAGGCCGGATACATGCGGACATGCCCACCGGTCTCGTCTGATCGAAGGCGAGTATCACGTAGAACTCGTCCGACTCGGCGGCCCTGGCGGTGTATTCCTGCCACTTCTCGTCACTGAGCAGGCTGACTTCCGCACACGACTGGCCGAACTGCTCCCCGTCCTGCTCCAACGCTGCCAGGCGAAGCGACTTGAACACCTCCCACTCGTCGGTTCGTATCCGTCTGAGTTCGATCATGTTCCTCTTCGCCTGAGCCCTCCTCAATGGCAAACAAGAGGCCCTGAAAGCATCTACTCCCAGAGCCTCTGTATCGTCTGCGTCCATCCGCGCTCATCGGTGGTTCGAACTACGCCATCTCCATCACGAACTGGGCGACCATGTCGCCGACCTCGGTGGTCGAGTAGCCCATTTTGCCGGCGGACATTGACTTCATCTTCTCGCCGGTCATCTTCGCGATCGCCTTGTCGACGATGTCGGCGGCCTTCTGCTCGCCGAGCGTCTCCAGCATCATCTGGAGCGCGCCGATCGCCGCCATCGGGTTGATCACGTTCATGCCCGTGTACTTCGGCGCGGACCCGCCGATCGGCTCGAACATCGAGACGCCCTCGGGGTTGATGTTTCCGCCCGCCGCGATCCCCATGCCGCCCTGAGTCATCGCGCCCAGGTCGGTAATGATGTCGCCGAACATGTTGTCCGTCACGATGACGTCGAACCACTCCGGGTTCTTGACCATCCACATCGTGGTAGCGTCCACGTGCGCGTAGTCGGTCTTGATGTCGGGGTAGTCCTTCGCGACCTCGTAGAACGCGCGCTCCCACAGGTCGAACGCCCAGGTGAGGACGTTCGTCTTGCCGCAGAGGGTGAGCATCTTCTTCCGATTCCGCTTCCGGCAGTACTCGAACGCGTATCGAAGGCAGCGCTCGACGCCCTTGCGGGTGTTGATCGACTCCTGGACCGCGACCTCGTCCGGCGTGCCCTTCTTGAGGACGCCGCCCGCGCCGGTGTAGAGCCCCTCGGTGTTCTCGCGGACGACCACGTAGTCGATCTCCGCCGGACCCTTGTCCCTGAGCGGGGTCTCGACGCCCGGGTAGAGCTTTACGGGGCGGAGGTTGATATACTGATCGAGATCGAATCTCAGCTTCAGGAGAATGCCCTTCTCCAGGATGCCCGGCTTCACGTCGGGATGTCCGATCGCGCCAAGGTAGATCGCGTCATACTGGCGCATCTGATCCGCCGCGTCGTCAGGCAGGACGTTGCCTGTCTTGAGATATCGATCGCCGCCCCAGTCGTAGTCCGTCGTCTCATACTGGAATCCGGTGGCCTTCGATGCCGCCGCCAGTACCTTCAGTCCTTCGCGGACTACCTCTGGTCCGGTGCCGTCGCCGCCGATAACGGCTATCTTGTAAGTCTTCAATGTGAACCTCCTCGGTCTATGGTCACCCTGCGACGATACGAGTGGATGATCGCAATGGTCGAACATGTCGTTTTGAGCGAAGCGAAGAATCCGGCATGACGGACTCTCCGCCTCGCTCAGAATGACAGAACTGACCCCGCACAGTATAGGCGATTATGCCACCTACTGCAACCCGTCGAGCGAAAGGCGCGAGATCATGCCGTTGACCCCGCGGGGTCCGCGTACTACAATGGGCCATGCGTACACTCCTGTCGATTCTGCTGCTGCTGATTTCCGCATCCGCGTTCGGTGCAGTCTCCATCACCCGCGAGAAGGCTGACGAACTGCTGGCCCAACTCGGGAAAGACCCCTGGTTCGCGAACAGGGATGCCAGTCAGCTCGCCTGGGGCGAAGCCGCGACTCTCAACGCCATCGTGGATATGTACGAGGCGACCGGCGACCCGAAGTACCTGCGTGCCGTGGTGCAGCGAGGCGACCGGATGCTCTCACATCGCGACGACCGGCGCGGCGTCAAGGACTGGAGCGGGACCGTACGGAAGGCCTGGTCGATGGGCTACAACTACACGGTGGCCGAAGGAGTGTTGAAGGATTCCGACGGGCGACCCTCGATCCGCATCCGCTCCACCCCCTATGCCTACAACAACCGGACGCAGGTCGAGGTCACGCTCACAGCCGATACGCTCACGCTCAGGGTCGTCAACCCGTTCTGGA containing:
- a CDS encoding GNAT family N-acetyltransferase encodes the protein MKPIRYDDYYWRTELVTLRAVEEGDWELGYYNRFDTPARRLLQHEVELPPTEAEARAFSERFAAFAPEDGRIMFTLLNNDGEVIGGVNLNSIDEKNGTFSIGMQIDRDHRGKGYGTSAMGLLLRYAFFERRLNKYYGHVLEGNIASARMLEKLGCRQEGRRTQMVYTDGRYFDEILYGLTRDEFEANEAAVGGDNG
- a CDS encoding GNAT family N-acetyltransferase; its protein translation is MIELRRIRTDEWEVFKSLRLAALEQDGEQFGQSCAEVSLLSDEKWQEYTARAAESDEFYVILAFDQTRPVGMSACIRPDDFGKIIMVWVDPQYRGSGIGRLLVEKTMAEAGAPSYRLTVVEGNTPAIRTYERLGFTPTGFAYRNSKGLREMEMVL
- a CDS encoding 3-isopropylmalate dehydrogenase; this translates as MFDHCDHPLVSSQGDHRPRRFTLKTYKIAVIGGDGTGPEVVREGLKVLAAASKATGFQYETTDYDWGGDRYLKTGNVLPDDAADQMRQYDAIYLGAIGHPDVKPGILEKGILLKLRFDLDQYINLRPVKLYPGVETPLRDKGPAEIDYVVVRENTEGLYTGAGGVLKKGTPDEVAVQESINTRKGVERCLRYAFEYCRKRNRKKMLTLCGKTNVLTWAFDLWERAFYEVAKDYPDIKTDYAHVDATTMWMVKNPEWFDVIVTDNMFGDIITDLGAMTQGGMGIAAGGNINPEGVSMFEPIGGSAPKYTGMNVINPMAAIGALQMMLETLGEQKAADIVDKAIAKMTGEKMKSMSAGKMGYSTTEVGDMVAQFVMEMA